The window TTCGGTTGGAAGGGTAATTGCCAGACCATTTATTGGTAACAACAGTAATTATACACGCACTACCAATCGAAAAGATTTTGCAATGGATCCCATTTCTGACACAATCCTTGACGTACTATTTAACAATAACGTTAATACAGTTGCAATCGGAAAGATCAATGATCTTTTTAATTACCGCGGAATTAAAGTACAAGCTAAAACACACTCTAACCTGGAAGGAATTGAACAGCTGCTTAAATATTCGTCTGAATCTATTGGCAGTTTTATTTTTGCTAACCTTGTGGATTTTGATGTTTACTATGGTCATCGCAACGATCCACCTGGTTTTGCAAAAGCACTGAAAGAATTTGATGATCATCTGCCGGAAATTATTGAAAAGTTAGATGAATCTGATCGGTTAATCATTACTTCCGATCACGGGAATGACCCAACTACTCCAAGCACAGACCATAGCAGGGAATATGTTCCGCTACTTTTTTATAGAAAAAATGTTGTTGGAAAAAATCTTGGTATAAGAAAAACATTTTCAGATGCTGCAAAAACAATATCAGAATTCTTTAAGGTAGAATCCGGATTAAAAGGAACAAGTTTTTTGAATGAATAATAAATATTCAAAGACAGAATTTATTTTTTAACCTATTGAATTTGAGATGGAATTTACCCGATATGGGTAGTTTGCCGAGTAGCCGGTTTTACTTATATTTATTTTAAAGTAATACGGAGAACAAGAATTGAAAATTACGAAGCAGTTTACTAATCGTGAAAGTCAATCCTTAGATAAATACTTGCAGGAAATCGGTAAAGTGGATTTGTTGACTGCTGAGGATGAAATAAATTTAGCGATAAGAATTAAAAAAGATGATCCAATTGCTCTTGAAAGACTTGTTAAAGCAAATTTAAGATTTGTTGTAAGTGTGGCAAAACAATATCAAAACCAGGGCTTATCACTTGGCGATTTAATAAATGAAGGTAACCTTGGTTTAATTAAAGCTGCAAAACGTTATGATGAAACACGCGGTTTCAAATTTATTTCTTATGCAGTTTGGTGGATTCGCCAATCCATTCTTCAGGCACTTGCAGAGCAATCCAGGATAGTTAGATTGCCTTTAAATCGCGTTGGAGCTTTAAACAAAATTGGTAAAGCGTACAGCAACCTTGAGCAGGAATATGAAAGAGAGCCCAATGCTACAGAACTTGCCAAGGAATTGGATATGGATATTACTGAAGTATCCGATACATTAAAAATTTCCGGTCGCCACGTTTCAATGGATGCTCCATTTAGTATAGGTGATGATAACAGACTTTTAGATATTATTGAAAATGATGAACAACCTTCCCCGGATTTTACATTAATGTCAGACTCTCTTCGGAGTGAAGTTGAAAGAGCTCTATCAACACTTGCAGAAAGAGAAGCAGAAGTAATTAAACTTTATTTTGGACTGTATAAAGAACACGCTT of the Ignavibacteriales bacterium genome contains:
- a CDS encoding sigma-70 family RNA polymerase sigma factor — protein: MKITKQFTNRESQSLDKYLQEIGKVDLLTAEDEINLAIRIKKDDPIALERLVKANLRFVVSVAKQYQNQGLSLGDLINEGNLGLIKAAKRYDETRGFKFISYAVWWIRQSILQALAEQSRIVRLPLNRVGALNKIGKAYSNLEQEYEREPNATELAKELDMDITEVSDTLKISGRHVSMDAPFSIGDDNRLLDIIENDEQPSPDFTLMSDSLRSEVERALSTLAEREAEVIKLYFGLYKEHALTLEEIGEKFNLTRERVRQIKEKAIRRLRHASRSKNLRTYLG
- a CDS encoding phosphopentomutase, with the protein product MNNFILIVLDGVGVGELPDANKYADEGSNTLSNMANVVGGLNLPNLGKFGLGNIINILGIDKEKNPLASYGQMTEVSNGKDSVTGHWELGGIKVEFDFPYYPNGFPDELVERFINLTGIKGILGNKAASGTEIIKELGDEHVQTGFPIIYTSADSVFQIAAHELIIPLEKLYEICSIARENLLTGKDSVGRVIARPFIGNNSNYTRTTNRKDFAMDPISDTILDVLFNNNVNTVAIGKINDLFNYRGIKVQAKTHSNLEGIEQLLKYSSESIGSFIFANLVDFDVYYGHRNDPPGFAKALKEFDDHLPEIIEKLDESDRLIITSDHGNDPTTPSTDHSREYVPLLFYRKNVVGKNLGIRKTFSDAAKTISEFFKVESGLKGTSFLNE